The Coprothermobacter sp. genome has a segment encoding these proteins:
- a CDS encoding tRNA-binding protein, which translates to MATIQDFEQLDIRTGTITACELFPQARKPAYKLVIDFGPDVGVKRSSAQITALYVPEQLIGRHVLGIVNFPSRLVAGFLSEVLVLGVYTPEGVVLIGADRPVPDGLRLG; encoded by the coding sequence GTGGCGACGATACAGGACTTTGAGCAACTCGACATCAGGACGGGGACGATCACCGCGTGTGAGCTGTTTCCGCAAGCCCGCAAGCCGGCGTACAAGCTGGTCATCGACTTTGGGCCCGACGTGGGCGTCAAGCGTTCCAGCGCGCAGATCACGGCTCTCTACGTTCCGGAGCAGCTTATCGGACGCCACGTGCTTGGCATCGTCAACTTTCCCAGCCGTCTCGTGGCGGGATTCCTGTCAGAAGTGCTGGTCCTCGGCGTCTACACACCCGAAGGGGTGGTGTTGATCGGCGCAGACCGTCCGGTGCCCGACGGGCTCAGGCTCGGCTGA